The Sedimentisphaera salicampi genome includes a region encoding these proteins:
- a CDS encoding ABC transporter permease has translation MVNESINNKRNWGKTFGQLTWEQFRKNRLNIVCLGFIILLFVIAVFAPFIANSKPYFAVIKGELSFPLFSALDSSDYSVLFAAACCIGLIFKIKSNTKKYTPSVRGEIFLRQLMITAGIILAGVIFFKAVIPTYNSTVNYKQLVQESEENWAVFPPVPYSYAETSLEDKYQPPSQKHLLGTDDVGSDVLARLIHGSRISLSVGFVAVGISTTIGVLIGSVIGFFGGIVDFIGMRFIEIMMAIPAFFLILTIIAFFGKSLFNIMIIIGITSWTGNARFIRAEFLKLRKQDFVDAARALGLPTSSIIFKHILPNGVAPVLVNATFGIAGAIFIEAALSFLGFGIVPPKPSWGQMLSLGVNSSGEFIWWMTLFPGLAIIFTVMAYNLVGEGLRDAIDPKLRKAA, from the coding sequence ATGGTAAACGAAAGTATCAATAATAAAAGAAACTGGGGAAAAACCTTCGGACAGCTCACTTGGGAGCAGTTCCGGAAGAACAGGCTTAATATAGTTTGCCTCGGCTTTATTATACTGCTCTTTGTGATAGCGGTTTTTGCGCCCTTTATTGCCAACAGCAAACCCTATTTCGCAGTGATCAAAGGGGAGCTGAGCTTTCCGCTTTTCTCCGCTTTGGACAGCTCAGACTACAGCGTGTTATTTGCTGCGGCCTGCTGCATAGGGCTCATTTTCAAGATCAAATCCAACACCAAAAAATACACGCCCTCTGTGCGCGGGGAAATCTTCCTCAGGCAGCTTATGATCACTGCCGGAATAATACTGGCAGGGGTGATATTTTTCAAAGCTGTTATCCCAACCTACAACAGCACCGTTAATTACAAGCAGCTTGTGCAGGAGTCTGAAGAGAACTGGGCAGTATTTCCTCCCGTTCCATACAGCTACGCAGAAACGAGCCTTGAGGATAAGTATCAGCCGCCATCTCAAAAGCACCTTCTCGGGACAGATGATGTGGGCTCGGATGTGCTGGCAAGGCTTATACACGGCTCGAGGATCTCGCTGTCTGTGGGGTTTGTGGCGGTAGGTATCTCTACAACTATAGGCGTGCTGATAGGGTCTGTTATTGGATTCTTCGGAGGTATCGTTGATTTTATAGGAATGCGTTTTATTGAGATTATGATGGCGATCCCCGCCTTCTTTTTGATCCTCACGATTATAGCTTTCTTCGGCAAGAGCCTCTTCAATATTATGATAATTATCGGCATAACAAGCTGGACAGGCAACGCCAGATTCATCCGTGCAGAATTCCTCAAGCTCAGAAAGCAGGATTTTGTGGATGCGGCAAGGGCTCTCGGCCTGCCTACAAGCAGCATTATCTTCAAGCATATCCTGCCCAACGGCGTAGCGCCGGTATTGGTGAACGCCACATTCGGGATCGCAGGAGCGATCTTTATCGAGGCGGCTCTGAGCTTCCTTGGGTTCGGGATTGTGCCGCCGAAGCCGAGCTGGGGACAAATGCTCAGCCTCGGAGTTAATTCTTCCGGCGAGTTTATATGGTGGATGACGCTCTTCCCCGGACTGGCCATAATATTCACCGTAATGGCATACAACCTCGTGGGCGAAGGCCTGCGCGACGCAATAGACCCGAAACTCAGAAAAGCCGCATAA
- a CDS encoding helix-turn-helix domain-containing protein, translated as MPLSWIKEQVEAGKIPCLRIGRKYKFELEAVKASLAEMAAKRKEVKPKQAESAMLTSGQVRAKLNVGKTLFYEMLSDGRIGVRPLRAGRKLLFPAAELERWFEASIEAGGFIPADRWRQYKSRGGK; from the coding sequence TTGCCGCTCAGCTGGATTAAAGAGCAAGTAGAGGCGGGGAAGATTCCTTGTCTCAGGATTGGACGCAAATACAAATTTGAACTGGAGGCAGTTAAAGCAAGCCTCGCTGAAATGGCAGCGAAGCGAAAGGAGGTGAAACCGAAGCAAGCTGAATCAGCAATGCTCACAAGCGGGCAAGTGCGAGCCAAATTGAATGTTGGTAAAACTCTATTCTACGAAATGCTCTCAGACGGCAGGATTGGCGTTCGTCCCCTGCGGGCAGGCCGCAAACTGCTTTTTCCGGCAGCGGAACTGGAAAGATGGTTTGAGGCAAGCATTGAGGCCGGCGGGTTTATCCCAGCCGACCGGTGGAGACAATACAAATCACGAGGTGGAAAATGA
- a CDS encoding IS4 family transposase yields the protein MTPAKHQYTVLKQICQYIPAYLVSKLSRFYGIDKQSRTFSCWSHIVSMLHVQIAHSLSLNDVADTLRNHSGALIPIRRATPPSRNGLSHANRVRDPRMAETLFWEVLSHIQAQHPNFGRGHKYSGLPRRFKRAIYAVDSTTIQLVANCIDWAKHRRRKAAAKCHMQLNLQTFLPQFAIVKEASTHDSTEAYQLCQNLKSGEIAVFDKAYVDFKHLADLDRRELFWVTRAKDNMKYRFVKQNTEPKGDIQYDALIELEMPKSYEAYPKQLRLVKAYVEVNGEKKLMKFITNNTQWAPSSICGLYKCRWGIEVFFKQIKQTLQLSDFLGHSQEAILWQVWTAMLAYILIRYIGFLGKWKGTFSRLFTLLRGVLFSRLDVFSVMAACGTARGSPRMVASPQQAYLPGFNM from the coding sequence ATGACACCCGCTAAGCATCAATATACAGTTCTCAAGCAGATATGCCAATATATTCCTGCTTATCTTGTTTCAAAATTATCCCGGTTTTACGGTATTGACAAGCAATCACGAACATTTTCGTGCTGGTCTCACATTGTATCTATGCTTCATGTCCAGATTGCTCACAGCCTCTCGCTGAACGACGTTGCCGACACATTGCGTAATCATTCCGGAGCTTTGATTCCTATTCGCCGTGCAACCCCACCAAGCAGGAATGGGCTTTCTCATGCAAACAGGGTTCGAGATCCTCGTATGGCAGAGACTCTCTTCTGGGAGGTGCTGTCCCATATCCAAGCCCAGCATCCTAATTTTGGCAGAGGTCATAAATACTCCGGCCTTCCAAGGCGTTTTAAGAGAGCAATATATGCGGTTGATTCAACAACGATTCAGCTTGTAGCCAACTGTATTGACTGGGCTAAACATCGCAGACGCAAAGCCGCTGCAAAGTGCCACATGCAGCTTAATCTCCAGACATTCCTGCCTCAATTTGCTATTGTAAAAGAAGCCTCAACCCATGATTCGACAGAGGCTTATCAGCTCTGTCAGAACCTTAAAAGCGGCGAAATAGCGGTTTTTGACAAGGCTTACGTGGATTTTAAGCATCTGGCTGATCTTGACAGGCGAGAATTATTCTGGGTTACCAGAGCCAAAGACAATATGAAATATCGTTTTGTTAAACAGAATACAGAACCAAAAGGTGATATCCAATACGATGCATTAATTGAACTTGAAATGCCGAAAAGCTATGAGGCCTACCCGAAGCAGCTCCGTTTGGTTAAGGCTTATGTGGAAGTTAACGGCGAGAAAAAGCTTATGAAATTTATCACTAACAATACTCAGTGGGCGCCGAGCAGTATCTGCGGCCTATATAAATGCCGATGGGGCATAGAGGTGTTTTTCAAGCAAATAAAGCAGACTTTGCAGCTAAGCGATTTCCTAGGGCATAGCCAAGAAGCGATTCTATGGCAAGTATGGACGGCAATGCTTGCTTATATTTTAATACGGTATATAGGTTTCCTCGGCAAATGGAAAGGAACATTCAGTCGATTGTTTACTTTGCTGAGGGGTGTATTATTCAGCCGGCTGGATGTTTTTAGCGTTATGGCTGCCTGTGGGACAGCACGTGGTTCACCGCGTATGGTTGCAAGCCCTCAGCAGGCTTATTTGCCAGGTTTTAATATGTAG
- a CDS encoding helix-turn-helix domain-containing protein: MFFKLDADTAARKDLRASDKIILAIIQNYENQGEAWPGRRKLQEKSGLAAGTVCSSINRLESAGLLEVQQQGIGKSNIYKTCPKTRPVGKSDQSENQAGTCPKTRQEPVRKLDHKRIRKEKSNVDEPSGYTFVLKGGKDYSLPKAKIEEYQKTFKAVDTYNPQITQRGF, encoded by the coding sequence ATGTTCTTTAAATTGGATGCCGATACAGCAGCACGGAAAGACCTGCGGGCAAGCGATAAGATAATCCTTGCGATTATCCAAAATTATGAAAATCAGGGCGAGGCTTGGCCGGGCAGGAGGAAGCTTCAGGAAAAAAGCGGGCTTGCCGCTGGAACTGTTTGCAGCTCCATAAACCGGCTGGAATCCGCTGGGCTTCTGGAAGTTCAGCAGCAGGGTATCGGGAAGTCAAACATTTACAAAACCTGCCCGAAAACCCGACCGGTAGGAAAATCCGACCAGTCCGAAAATCAGGCAGGTACCTGCCCGAAAACCAGACAGGAACCTGTCCGAAAATTAGACCATAAAAGAATAAGAAAAGAAAAGAGTAATGTGGACGAGCCTTCCGGATATACTTTTGTGCTGAAGGGAGGGAAAGATTACTCACTACCAAAAGCCAAAATCGAAGAGTATCAAAAAACGTTCAAAGCAGTGGATACATATAATCCACAGATTACACAGAGGGGTTTTTGA
- a CDS encoding ABC transporter permease, producing MTTYVIRRILLMIPTLIGITVLVFAISRLAPGDPIAMQMGLDQGIQSGQNQAARQAQLELYGLDKPEPVQYFIWLKNIVQLNFGQSFKHHRPVIELIAKRLPITLTLNLTAFTIIYLVALPLGTLSALRHNRFTDRAISVVLFILWSLPIMWVGQMLIGYFSNPDFFNWFPSSGINSNNSDKMPFLVWLKDRIWHLVLPVLCITFNGFTYLTKIVRASMLDNLRMDYVRTARAKGLAEKTVIFRHAFRNSIIPVITVLATLLPAMIAGSVIIEKLFSIPGMGLLAFEAITTRDYNVVMAVATISGVLNLAGLLLADICYAIADPRISYD from the coding sequence ATGACCACCTACGTTATCAGAAGAATTCTGCTTATGATTCCGACACTCATCGGGATCACCGTTCTGGTGTTTGCTATAAGCAGGCTTGCCCCGGGCGATCCTATCGCTATGCAGATGGGGCTGGATCAGGGTATTCAGAGCGGGCAGAATCAGGCGGCAAGGCAGGCCCAGCTTGAGCTTTACGGCCTCGATAAGCCCGAACCCGTGCAATACTTTATCTGGCTTAAGAATATCGTTCAGCTCAATTTCGGGCAGTCTTTCAAGCATCACCGCCCTGTTATAGAGCTTATAGCCAAGCGACTCCCCATCACCCTCACGCTCAATCTCACCGCCTTTACAATAATTTACCTAGTGGCTCTGCCTCTGGGCACACTGTCAGCTCTGAGGCACAACAGATTTACGGACAGGGCGATTTCTGTAGTACTGTTTATTCTTTGGTCTCTCCCGATAATGTGGGTGGGGCAGATGCTCATAGGCTATTTCTCCAACCCCGACTTCTTCAACTGGTTCCCTTCTTCTGGGATAAACAGCAACAACTCAGATAAAATGCCGTTCCTCGTATGGCTTAAAGACCGCATCTGGCATCTGGTTCTGCCGGTGCTTTGCATCACCTTCAACGGCTTTACCTACCTAACCAAGATCGTACGGGCGAGTATGCTCGATAACCTCAGGATGGATTACGTTCGCACAGCAAGAGCCAAGGGGCTTGCTGAGAAAACAGTAATCTTCCGACATGCATTCAGGAACAGCATAATTCCGGTAATCACGGTTCTGGCAACCCTTCTGCCGGCCATGATTGCCGGTTCTGTAATCATTGAAAAGCTGTTCTCCATCCCCGGGATGGGGCTTCTGGCATTCGAGGCGATAACAACAAGGGATTATAATGTAGTGATGGCAGTGGCCACGATTTCGGGAGTGCTGAATCTTGCAGGGCTTCTGCTGGCCGATATATGCTACGCAATAGCTGACCCGAGGATATCTTACGACTGA